One window from the genome of Saccopteryx leptura isolate mSacLep1 chromosome 8, mSacLep1_pri_phased_curated, whole genome shotgun sequence encodes:
- the FILIP1L gene encoding filamin A-interacting protein 1-like isoform X2 gives MVVDEQQRLTAQLALQRQKIRDLTASTKEAYAQLALAEARVQEEEQKATRLKKELQTQTTEFHQNQETIMAKLTNEDSQNRQLRQKLAALSRQIDELEETNRSLRKAEEELQDIKEKINKGEYGNSGVMAEVEELRKRVLEMEGKDEELIKMEEQCRDLNKRLEKETSQSKDFKLEVEKLNKRITALEKFEDAFNKSKQECYSLKCNLEKERMTTKELSQELEDLKLRIKELEAIESRLEKTEFTLKEDLTKLKTLTVILVDERKTMSEKLKQTEDKLQAASSQLQVEQNKVTTVTEKLIEETKRALKSKTDVEEKMYSVTKERDDLKNKLKAEEEKGNDLLSKVSMLKNRLQSLEAIEKDFLKNKLNQDSSKSTTALHQENNKIKELSQEVERLRLKLKDMKAIEDDLMKTEDEYETLERRYANERDKAQFLAEELEHVKMELAKYHLAEKTESNHEQWLFKRLQEEEAKSGHLSREVEALKEKIHDYMATEDLICHLQGDHSVLQKKLNQQENRNRDLGREIENLTKELERYRHFSKTLRPNLNGRKISDPQVFSKEVQTEAVDNEPPDYKSLIPLERAVINGQFYEESEDQDEDPNEEEEPVLSFKCSSSTSCPVNRKLWIPWMKSKEGHPQNGKIQTKPNGNFVQPGDLVLSHTPGQPLHIKVTPDHVQNTATLEITSPTPESPHSYTSTAVIPNCGTPKQRITILQNASITPVKSKPSAEGLVNLEQGMSPITMAAFARAQTPESCGSITPERTMSPIQVLAVTGSASSPEQGRSTEPIEISAKHAIFRVSPDRQSSWQFQRSNSNSSSVITTEDNKIHIHLGSPYMQAVASPVRPARPSTPPQDNRTQGLTNGALNKTTNKVTSSITITPTATPLPRQSQITIKEVCKQRIPTWIPKPKSTGITKLSPKAPPGPIDKPIHHIGYGKLHIIRTVTSNTFLHMGGKR, from the coding sequence ATGGTGGTGGATGAACAACAAAGGCTGACAGCACAACTGGCCCTTCAAAGACAAAAAATCCGAGACCTAACCGCAAGTACGAAGGAAGCATATGCTCAACTggcccttgctgaagccagagttCAGGAAGAGGAGCAGAAGGCAACCAGACTAAAGAAAGAACTGCAAACGCAGACCACAGAGTTTCACCAGAACCAAGAGACAATTATGGCAAAGCTCACCAACGAGGACAGCCAAAATCGCCAGCTTCGACAAAAGCTGGCGGCGCTCAGCCGGCAAATTGATGAGTTAGAAGAGACAAACAGGTCTTTAAGAAAAGCAGAAGAGGAGCTccaagatataaaagaaaaaatcaacaagGGGGAATACGGAAACTCGGGTGTCATGGCCGAGGTGGAGGAGCTCAGGAAGCGTGTGCTGGAAATGGAAGGGAAGGACGAGGAGCTCATAAAAATGGAGGAGCAGTGCCGAGATCTCAATAAGAGACTCGAAAAGGAAACATCACAGAGTAAAGACTTTAAACTTGAGGTTGAAAAACTCAATAAAAGGATTACAGCTCTGGAAAAATTTGAAGATGCTTTcaacaaaagcaaacaagaatGTTACTCTCTGAAGTGcaacttagaaaaagaaaggatgaCCACAAAGGAGTTGTCTCAAGAACTAGAGGATTTAAAACTAAGAATCAAAGAACTAGAAGCCATTGAAAGCCGACTGGAAAAGACAGAATTCACCCTTAAAGAAGATTTAACTAAACTGAAAACATTAACTGTGATACTGGTAGATGAACGGAAAACAATGAGTGAAAAATTAAAGCAGACTGAAGATAAATTACAAGCTGCTTCCTCTCAGCTTCAAGTGGAGCAAAATAAAGTGACAACAGTTACTGAGAAGTTAATTGAAGAAACTAAAAGGGCACTGAAGTCCAAAACTGATGTGGAAGAAAAAATGTACAGTGTGACCAAGGAGAGAGATgatctaaaaaacaaactgaaagcagaagaagagaaaggaaatgatcTCCTGTCCAAAGTTAGTATGTTGAAAAATAGGCTCCAATCACTGGAAGCAATTGAGAAAGATTtcctaaaaaacaaattaaatcaaGATTCCAGTAAGTCCACAACAGCATTACATCAAGAGAACAATAAGATTAAAGAGCTCTCTCAAGAGGTAGAAAGACTGAGATTGAAGTTAAAGGACATGAAAGCCATTGAAGATGACCTCATGAAAACAGAAGATGAGTACGAGACCCTGGAACGAAGGTATGCTAACGAACGAGACAAAGCTCAGTTTTTAGCTGAAGAGCTGGAACATGTTAAAATGGAACTGGCCAAGTATCATTTAGCAGAAAAGACAGAGTCCAACCACGAACAGTGGCTtttcaaaaggcttcaagaagAAGAAGCTAAATCAGGGCATCTCTCAAGAGAAGTGGAGGCACTGAAAGAGAAAATCCACGACTACATGGCAACGGAAGACCTGATATGTCACCTCCAGGGAGACCATTCAGTTCTGCAAAAGAAACTcaatcaacaagaaaacagaaacagagacttAGGAAGAGAGATTGAAAACCTCACTAAAGAGTTAGAGAGGTACCGGCATTTCAGTAAGACCCTACGGCCTAATCTCAACGGAAGAAAGATCTCTGACCCTCAAGTATTTTCTAAAGAGGTTCAAACAGAAGCAGTAGACAATGAACCACCCGATTACAAGAGTCTCATTCCTCTGGAACGAGCAGTCATCAACGGTCAGTTTTATGAGGAGAGTGAGGACCAGGATGAGGATCCTAACGAAGAGGAGGAACCTGTGTTGTCCTTTAAATGCAGCTCATCTACTTCCTGTCCTGTGAACAGGAAGCTATGGATTCCTTGGATGAAATCCAAGGAGGGCCATCCTCagaatggaaaaatacaaactaaaCCCAATGGCAACTTTGTGCAACCTGGAGATCTAGTCCTAAGCCACACACCTGGACAGCCACTTCATATAAAGGTTACTCCAGACCATGTCCAAAACACAGCCACTCTTGAAATCACAAGTCCGACCCCAGAAAGTCCTCACTCTTACACAAGCACTGCGGTGATACCAAACTGTGGCACCCCAAAGCAAAGGATAACGATCCTCCAAAATGCCTCCATAACACCCGTGAAATCCAAACCCTCTGCGGAAGGCCTCGTGAATCTAGAGCAAGGCATGTCCCCAATTACCATGGCAGCCTTCGCCAGAGCACAGACCCCAGAGTCTTGTGGTTCTATAACTCCAGAAAGGACAATGTCACCTATTCAGGTCTTGGCTGTGACTGGTTCAGCGAGCTCTCCTGAGCAGGGACGCTCCACAGAGCCAATAGAAATCAGTGCCAAGCACGCGATTTTCAGAGTCTCCCCAGATCGGCAGTCATCATGGCAGTTTCAACGTTCAAACAGTAATAGTTCAAGTGTGATAACTACTGAGGATAATAAAATCCACATTCACTTAGGAAGTCCTTACATGCAAGCTGTAGCCAGCCCCGTGAGACCAGCCAGGCCTTCAACACCACCGCAGGATAACCGAACTCAAGGCTTAACTAACGGGGCACTAAACAAAACAACCAATAAAGTTACCAGCAGTATTACTATCACGCCAACAGCCACACCTCTTCCTCGGCAATCACAAATTACA